The following proteins come from a genomic window of Halobaculum sp. MBLA0147:
- a CDS encoding aldo/keto reductase has translation MELPPVGLGTMGVDDPTVVREALAAGYRHLDTAQIYENETVVGAGLAASDVPRESVTVATKLWIDALRDDAVRPSTERSLDRLELDAVDLLYVHRPRGEYDPETTLPAVEAVRRAGLTAAVGLSNFDPDQLAVAHDHLDEIAAHQVEFHPYWGDERLLADAREHGYPIVAYSPLAGGEVLSDPVIREIADTRDTSPAAVSIAWVCSHDPVVTIPKASSPAHLRANLAAAELELSDAEIERIDGIEREVELFPE, from the coding sequence ATGGAGTTGCCACCGGTCGGGCTCGGGACGATGGGTGTCGACGACCCGACCGTCGTCCGCGAGGCGCTCGCCGCGGGGTACCGCCACCTCGACACCGCACAGATCTACGAGAACGAGACCGTCGTCGGTGCCGGGTTGGCGGCCAGCGACGTGCCTCGCGAGTCGGTGACGGTCGCGACGAAACTCTGGATCGACGCGTTGAGGGACGACGCCGTCCGCCCGAGCACGGAACGGAGTCTCGACCGCCTGGAGCTGGACGCGGTCGACCTGCTGTACGTCCACCGACCGCGTGGCGAGTACGACCCCGAGACGACGCTCCCCGCCGTCGAGGCCGTCCGACGTGCGGGCCTGACTGCGGCCGTCGGACTGAGCAACTTCGACCCGGACCAGTTGGCGGTCGCACACGACCACCTCGACGAGATCGCCGCCCACCAGGTCGAGTTCCACCCGTACTGGGGCGACGAGCGGCTGTTGGCCGACGCCCGCGAGCACGGGTACCCGATCGTCGCCTACTCTCCGCTGGCGGGTGGTGAGGTGCTGTCGGACCCCGTGATCCGCGAGATCGCCGACACGCGGGACACCTCGCCCGCGGCGGTGTCGATCGCGTGGGTGTGTTCACACGACCCGGTCGTGACGATCCCGAAGGCGAGTTCGCCGGCCCACCTGCGGGCGAACCTCGCCGCGGCCGAGTTGGAGCTGTCCGACGCCGAGATCGAGCGGATCGACGGGATCGAGCGCGAAGTGGAACTGTTCCCCGAGTAG
- a CDS encoding FAD-binding domain-containing protein — protein sequence MSGPEGDVSGVGDADSGATTDTTAGETATDPPDPESGVVVAPERVPSPSEFAARDERGDAADHVDGDDATCVDDPEADAPTGTVVWHREHLRTADQPALAAAAARSDRVLPLFVFDPTFYGDRGLACDARVAFMHDCLRDLDRQYRAACGTGLTLAHGDPVAVLERFVDAGWDVVAPLSPTGRYGLRRDERVRERCGVRFVSGDGLVRGVDDPRENWQERVETWLTDDQYDWDPTSVAVDSIDTGVGVEQIADTYDVTPQKTMVPEGGTAAAWDQLAGFVDRIADYPGNISSPVDARDGTSGLSPYLRFGCLSVRQVFQHVHDAAPACRGREMFVSRLFWNLHYRQKLEDWPGWLDTACNPELEGFNAHRRDPELIAAWKDGETGFPMVDASMRCLRETGWLNFRMRALCVSCYYHVLQQPWWDGADYFHEHLVDSVAAINYTQWQYQCGLVGKPTLRLYNPAKQVRDQDPDGEFVRRWVPELADLPDEHLPRPEKTPLAVQRECGVRIGEDYPYPVREFEAAKEEFWDRYEAVQPRAAARLADPEVARRASLSGGYDAARAIAAEYGESDEEATGDQTSLGAFESATHR from the coding sequence ATGAGTGGGCCCGAGGGTGACGTGTCCGGTGTCGGTGACGCCGACAGCGGTGCGACGACCGACACCACCGCCGGTGAGACGGCGACCGACCCACCCGACCCGGAGTCGGGTGTCGTCGTCGCTCCCGAACGCGTCCCCTCCCCGAGCGAGTTCGCGGCACGAGACGAGCGGGGTGACGCGGCCGACCACGTCGACGGAGACGACGCCACCTGCGTCGACGACCCCGAGGCGGACGCCCCCACCGGTACGGTCGTGTGGCACCGCGAACACCTCCGCACGGCGGACCAGCCGGCGCTGGCCGCGGCCGCGGCTCGCAGCGACCGCGTCCTCCCGCTGTTCGTCTTCGACCCGACGTTCTACGGCGACCGCGGGTTGGCGTGTGACGCTCGCGTCGCGTTCATGCACGACTGTCTCCGGGACCTCGACCGCCAGTACCGCGCGGCCTGCGGGACGGGACTCACACTCGCCCACGGCGACCCCGTGGCCGTCCTGGAGCGGTTCGTCGACGCCGGCTGGGACGTGGTCGCGCCGCTGTCGCCGACCGGACGGTACGGGCTCCGGCGCGACGAGCGCGTCCGCGAGCGGTGTGGCGTGCGATTCGTCAGCGGCGACGGTCTCGTCCGCGGCGTCGACGACCCACGCGAGAACTGGCAGGAGCGCGTCGAGACGTGGCTCACGGACGACCAGTACGACTGGGACCCCACCTCCGTCGCGGTCGACAGTATCGACACCGGCGTCGGCGTCGAGCAGATCGCCGACACCTACGACGTGACACCGCAGAAGACGATGGTGCCTGAGGGTGGGACCGCGGCCGCGTGGGACCAGTTGGCGGGGTTCGTCGACCGGATCGCCGACTACCCGGGGAACATCTCCTCGCCGGTGGACGCCCGCGACGGCACCAGCGGGCTGTCCCCGTACCTCCGGTTCGGCTGCCTCTCCGTCCGACAGGTGTTCCAACACGTCCACGACGCCGCCCCGGCGTGTCGCGGGCGCGAGATGTTCGTCTCGCGACTGTTCTGGAACCTCCACTACCGCCAGAAGCTGGAAGACTGGCCCGGTTGGCTCGATACCGCCTGCAACCCGGAGTTGGAGGGGTTCAACGCCCACCGACGCGACCCGGAACTGATCGCGGCCTGGAAGGACGGCGAGACGGGGTTCCCGATGGTCGACGCGAGTATGCGGTGTCTCCGCGAGACAGGGTGGCTCAACTTCCGGATGCGGGCGCTGTGTGTGAGCTGTTACTACCACGTGCTCCAACAGCCGTGGTGGGACGGTGCCGACTACTTCCACGAACACCTCGTCGACTCCGTCGCGGCGATCAACTACACCCAGTGGCAGTACCAGTGCGGGCTCGTCGGGAAGCCGACGCTACGGCTGTACAACCCGGCGAAACAGGTCCGCGACCAGGACCCAGACGGCGAGTTCGTCCGGCGGTGGGTCCCGGAACTGGCCGACCTCCCGGACGAACACCTCCCACGACCGGAGAAGACGCCGCTGGCCGTCCAGCGGGAGTGTGGCGTCCGGATCGGCGAGGACTACCCGTACCCGGTGCGGGAGTTCGAGGCGGCCAAAGAGGAGTTCTGGGACCGCTACGAGGCGGTCCAGCCGCGGGCGGCCGCACGACTCGCCGACCCCGAGGTCGCACGCCGCGCGTCGCTGTCCGGCGGCTACGACGCCGCTCGCGCCATCGCCGCCGAGTACGGTGAGTCCGACGAGGAGGCGACTGGCGATCAGACGAGTCTCGGCGCCTTCGAGTCAGCTACCCACCGCTGA